In Pseudofrankia saprophytica, one genomic interval encodes:
- a CDS encoding NAD-dependent epimerase/dehydratase family protein encodes MDKPAEYLARPLATSAALPVATPVPGPRRDLAGSEVVLTGGRGFLGGHVRAALAGRGVVLLGRRRPEVLAAYERWASVDLAAGALVTHHLKALDAPAGTALCHLAHNFGDPEQAVTMSLNLLSAVNACPQITRMVLISTVSVYGPRHRGLVEETTACRPRSAYARAKLAAEQPWLTELRADCELVVLRMGSVISAQRPTSYQPIFDALRRPVRAAALGSLRRGTPVSYVTAGNAAAAVRFALDTPLVARRAVFNVVDDLGRAGAALARANVDYAAMQDAVRRLAGLPALWRLPLPTAAVDGAALVIGRPRPGQWYSSAALRAAGFAAPRALADEIAQIVDGQFPDRARAGGIGAGGEADIASGGGAPCGC; translated from the coding sequence GTGGATAAGCCCGCGGAGTACCTCGCCCGGCCGCTCGCCACGAGTGCGGCGCTGCCGGTCGCGACACCGGTGCCCGGCCCCCGGCGAGATCTGGCCGGGTCAGAGGTGGTGCTCACCGGGGGCAGGGGGTTCCTCGGCGGCCACGTCCGGGCGGCGCTCGCCGGCCGGGGCGTGGTGCTGCTCGGCCGGCGCCGACCGGAGGTGCTCGCCGCGTACGAGCGCTGGGCCTCGGTGGATCTCGCCGCCGGGGCGCTGGTCACCCACCATCTCAAGGCCCTCGACGCACCGGCGGGCACGGCACTCTGCCACCTGGCGCACAACTTTGGTGACCCCGAGCAGGCGGTGACGATGTCGCTCAACCTGCTGTCCGCGGTCAATGCCTGCCCGCAGATCACACGGATGGTGCTGATCAGCACGGTCTCGGTGTATGGACCGCGCCACCGTGGCCTGGTCGAGGAGACCACGGCCTGCCGGCCTCGCTCGGCCTATGCCCGAGCCAAGCTCGCCGCGGAGCAACCGTGGCTGACAGAGTTGCGCGCCGACTGCGAGCTGGTGGTGCTACGGATGGGCTCGGTGATCTCCGCCCAGCGGCCGACCTCATACCAGCCGATCTTTGATGCGCTGCGCAGACCGGTCCGGGCGGCCGCGCTCGGCTCGCTCCGGCGGGGCACCCCCGTGTCCTACGTGACGGCGGGCAATGCCGCCGCCGCCGTCCGGTTCGCGCTCGACACCCCGCTGGTCGCGCGCCGGGCGGTGTTCAACGTCGTCGACGATCTGGGCCGCGCGGGTGCGGCGCTGGCGCGGGCGAACGTCGACTACGCGGCCATGCAGGACGCCGTCCGGCGGCTCGCCGGCCTGCCCGCGCTGTGGCGGTTGCCATTGCCTACGGCGGCGGTCGACGGCGCTGCCCTGGTGATCGGCCGCCCTCGGCCGGGGCAGTGGTACAGCTCCGCGGCGCTGCGGGCTGCCGGGTTCGCCGCTCCGCGCGCGCTGGCCGACGAGATCGCCCAGATCGTCGACGGCCAGTTCCCGGACCGAGCCCGCGCCGGGGGCATCGGCGCGGGCGGTGAGGCCGACATCGCCTCTGGGGGTGGCGCGCCGTGCGGGTGCTGA
- a CDS encoding dTDP-4-dehydrorhamnose reductase family protein translates to MRVLVLGGDGMLGHELAGTLADHHDVAVTVRGAGRLPAAPGALPGDRIVTGIDARCHDDVADLLDRFRPDAVLNAIGLVKQRSEGQTALPAVEINTIFPHRLARLCRIANIRLVHVSTDCVFSGRRGRYTEDDQPDPVDVYGMSKLLGEVREAPALTLRTSIIGLELAGRASGLVEWFLGRSGQVSGYQRAVYTGLTTMEIARLLDRILTKHEDLTGLWHVAAPEPITKFDLLVRLSERLRAAGRPAAEVVAIDGPPCDRSLLADRFAAATGYTAPGWDSMLDELAERIMLRDHGGRSDD, encoded by the coding sequence ATGAGAGTCCTCGTTCTAGGCGGTGACGGGATGCTTGGCCACGAGCTCGCCGGCACACTCGCCGACCACCATGACGTCGCTGTGACGGTGCGGGGCGCCGGCCGGCTGCCGGCGGCGCCGGGCGCGCTGCCGGGCGACCGGATCGTCACCGGCATCGACGCTCGCTGCCACGATGACGTGGCCGACCTGCTCGACCGATTCCGGCCGGACGCGGTGCTCAACGCCATCGGTCTGGTCAAGCAGCGTAGCGAAGGACAGACGGCGCTCCCCGCCGTCGAGATCAACACGATCTTCCCGCACCGCCTTGCCCGGCTGTGCCGGATAGCCAACATCCGGCTGGTGCACGTCAGCACCGACTGCGTGTTCTCCGGCCGGCGGGGCCGCTACACCGAGGACGACCAGCCGGATCCGGTCGACGTCTACGGGATGTCCAAGCTGCTCGGCGAGGTCCGGGAGGCGCCTGCCCTGACGCTGCGGACCTCGATCATCGGGCTGGAGCTGGCGGGCCGGGCCAGCGGTCTGGTCGAGTGGTTCCTCGGCCGCAGCGGCCAGGTATCCGGTTACCAGCGGGCGGTCTACACAGGGCTCACGACGATGGAGATCGCTCGACTCCTCGACCGGATCCTCACCAAGCACGAGGACCTGACCGGGCTATGGCACGTGGCCGCGCCGGAGCCGATCACCAAGTTCGATCTGCTCGTCCGGCTGTCGGAAAGATTGCGCGCGGCCGGGCGTCCGGCGGCCGAGGTGGTGGCCATCGACGGCCCGCCGTGTGACCGCAGCCTGCTTGCCGACCGGTTCGCGGCCGCGACCGGTTACACCGCCCCCGGCTGGGACTCGATGCTCGACGAGCTCGCCGAACGGATCATGCTGAGGGACCACGGAGGACGCAGCGATGACTGA
- a CDS encoding acyltransferase: MAAYAHAVRRCLRGTARVASWTRIILLRMTQPGVRIGFDSFLGPRCVILCAPRGTMIIRGAVLARDVHLEVEDGALLDLGADFVGPHSVVVARRQVVIGAGSLLAEMSVVRDQDHVVAPGVPASAMRFAASPVRVGRDVWLGAKATVLRGVTVGDGAIVGAGAVVTSDVAAGARVGGVPAAPLRSSRAGQVAGGGEIDVPARATRTGVPTPRPTPQTR; encoded by the coding sequence ATGGCCGCCTACGCGCATGCCGTGCGGCGTTGCCTGCGTGGCACGGCGCGGGTCGCCTCGTGGACGAGGATCATCCTGCTGCGGATGACACAGCCGGGGGTCCGGATAGGGTTCGATTCCTTCCTCGGGCCACGCTGCGTGATTCTCTGCGCCCCACGCGGGACGATGATCATCCGGGGAGCCGTCCTCGCCCGCGACGTCCATCTCGAGGTCGAGGACGGAGCACTCCTGGACCTCGGCGCGGACTTCGTCGGTCCCCACTCCGTGGTGGTCGCCCGCCGGCAGGTGGTGATAGGCGCCGGCAGTCTGCTGGCGGAGATGAGTGTGGTCCGCGACCAGGACCACGTGGTCGCACCCGGAGTCCCAGCCTCCGCGATGCGGTTCGCGGCGTCACCGGTGAGGGTCGGCCGCGACGTGTGGCTGGGGGCCAAGGCCACCGTCCTGCGCGGCGTCACCGTCGGCGACGGCGCCATCGTCGGAGCAGGTGCGGTGGTGACCTCCGACGTGGCCGCCGGCGCCCGGGTCGGCGGCGTGCCGGCGGCCCCGTTGCGGTCCTCTCGTGCCGGCCAGGTCGCTGGCGGTGGTGAAATCGACGTCCCGGCCAGGGCTACCCGGACCGGCGTCCCCACGCCACGCCCCACACCACAGACGCGCTAG
- a CDS encoding glycosyltransferase family 2 protein: MSLRTISPPKVDGREQSLGTADGTDPPLVDRAVDALDPTAREPRTTAVIVHWGPTEPTVELARRLDEMSTVTDVIVVANDGSTRPGDLPAAANWLVPEANLGFAGGFRFGADARQDTDVYLLLNNDVLLPERTVLACLDLVSREGVGIVGPTLLNADGIHPGADRLTPLFTVPRRRRRGRPEPADVVFVPGAILFVRAECHRQVPMDTRYFLYYEETDLAHRAAAAGWRVMVSPYQAWHTGGGTVPSNAYAYYTVRNRLWFARIHGHPWRARAVALWLAFLALPRYAVSDLVHGRGLSRCRSYGHGLVDGVGPLPPADSPLPDEPRPTRWGRAAAPTGRRTTSGPPA, encoded by the coding sequence ATGAGCCTGCGGACGATTTCCCCACCCAAGGTCGACGGCCGCGAACAGTCCCTTGGCACCGCGGACGGGACGGACCCGCCACTCGTTGACCGCGCGGTCGACGCCCTGGACCCGACAGCCCGGGAGCCGCGGACGACCGCCGTCATCGTGCACTGGGGACCGACCGAGCCGACCGTGGAACTTGCCCGACGGCTCGACGAGATGTCCACGGTGACGGACGTGATCGTCGTCGCCAACGATGGAAGTACCCGCCCGGGCGATCTGCCGGCTGCCGCCAACTGGCTCGTTCCCGAGGCCAACCTCGGGTTCGCCGGCGGCTTCCGGTTCGGCGCTGACGCCCGGCAGGACACCGACGTGTACCTGCTGCTCAACAATGACGTGCTGCTGCCCGAGCGGACGGTCCTGGCGTGCCTCGATCTCGTTTCCCGCGAAGGCGTCGGCATCGTCGGCCCCACCCTGCTCAACGCGGACGGGATTCACCCCGGAGCGGACCGCCTGACTCCGCTGTTCACGGTGCCGCGCCGCCGTCGCCGAGGGCGCCCCGAGCCGGCGGACGTCGTGTTCGTGCCCGGCGCGATCCTCTTCGTGCGAGCCGAGTGCCACCGCCAGGTACCGATGGACACCCGTTACTTCCTCTACTACGAGGAGACCGACCTGGCGCACCGCGCCGCCGCCGCCGGCTGGCGGGTCATGGTCAGCCCCTACCAGGCCTGGCACACCGGCGGTGGGACCGTCCCCAGCAACGCATACGCGTACTACACGGTGCGCAACCGCCTCTGGTTCGCACGGATCCACGGCCACCCCTGGCGGGCCCGCGCCGTCGCGCTCTGGCTGGCATTCCTCGCGCTTCCCCGCTACGCGGTCTCCGACCTGGTACATGGACGCGGGCTTTCCCGCTGCCGTTCGTATGGGCACGGCCTGGTGGACGGCGTCGGACCGCTGCCGCCGGCCGACTCCCCGCTGCCGGACGAGCCACGACCGACGCGCTGGGGACGCGCCGCGGCCCCGACAGGACGGCGGACGACGTCGGGACCACCGGCCTGA
- a CDS encoding glycosyltransferase family 4 protein, with protein sequence MTIVSQYFWPEQFRVNDLAVGLRERGHQVTVLTGQPSYPRREVFPRGRRPSWEWYEGVQVVRVPLASRGDGERWRLALNYLTFAASASVFGVPRLPPSDVVLVFQISPVTMVVPALLLRRIRGTPVVLWVQDLWPHTLRATGVVRSERVLDLLEKAVGAAYQRCARVLGQSEDFLPLLRAAGVPADRLDYLPNWAEDRYRPLPPDPQVRREAGMPAGFVAMIAGNLGVAQALETLVDAAERLRDLPAGADVHWVVLGDGQRGEWLADEVRRRGLGDRVHLLGRAPLERMPALLAHADVVVTTLRRDPVWALTIPSRVQSFLACGRPVVAAADGTTARVVAAAGGLAVPAQDAAALADAIASVRALAPAERAAMGNAAREYYVTHYERTALLDRVERHLRAAAARAPGPEGIPAARPAEMADQPRPPHPDRPAATAAPGRAR encoded by the coding sequence GTGACCATCGTCAGTCAGTACTTCTGGCCTGAGCAGTTCCGGGTCAACGACCTGGCCGTCGGGCTGCGGGAACGCGGCCACCAGGTGACCGTCCTGACCGGGCAGCCGAGCTATCCGCGTCGCGAGGTGTTTCCCCGCGGTCGGCGGCCCAGCTGGGAGTGGTACGAGGGCGTCCAGGTAGTGCGGGTGCCGCTGGCCTCCCGCGGAGATGGCGAGCGATGGCGGCTCGCACTGAACTACCTGACGTTCGCCGCGAGCGCCAGCGTGTTCGGCGTACCGCGGCTGCCGCCGTCCGACGTCGTGCTCGTCTTCCAGATATCGCCGGTGACGATGGTGGTGCCGGCGTTGTTGCTGCGCCGGATCCGCGGGACCCCGGTGGTGCTGTGGGTGCAGGATCTGTGGCCGCACACCCTTCGCGCGACCGGTGTGGTGCGCTCCGAGCGGGTGCTCGACCTGCTCGAGAAGGCGGTCGGCGCGGCTTACCAGCGCTGCGCCCGGGTGCTCGGCCAGTCCGAGGACTTCCTGCCGCTGCTGCGCGCGGCCGGCGTGCCGGCCGACCGGCTTGACTACCTGCCGAACTGGGCCGAGGACCGCTACCGCCCGCTGCCTCCCGACCCCCAGGTCCGCCGGGAGGCCGGGATGCCGGCGGGGTTCGTCGCGATGATCGCCGGCAATCTCGGCGTGGCGCAGGCCCTCGAGACGCTGGTCGATGCGGCCGAGCGGCTGCGTGACCTGCCCGCGGGCGCCGACGTGCACTGGGTGGTCCTCGGCGACGGCCAGCGCGGCGAGTGGCTGGCGGACGAGGTGCGCCGAAGGGGCCTCGGTGACCGGGTCCACCTGCTGGGGCGCGCGCCGCTCGAGCGGATGCCCGCGTTGCTCGCGCACGCGGACGTGGTGGTCACGACGCTGCGCCGGGACCCGGTGTGGGCGCTGACGATCCCGAGCCGGGTGCAGTCGTTCCTGGCCTGCGGCCGGCCGGTGGTGGCGGCGGCGGACGGGACGACCGCCCGGGTCGTGGCGGCCGCCGGCGGGCTCGCGGTCCCAGCACAGGACGCGGCGGCACTCGCCGACGCGATCGCGTCCGTGCGCGCGCTCGCGCCGGCCGAGCGCGCGGCGATGGGGAACGCCGCCCGCGAGTACTACGTGACGCATTACGAGCGGACCGCTCTGCTTGACCGGGTCGAGCGGCACCTGCGCGCCGCCGCGGCCCGCGCGCCTGGACCCGAGGGGATCCCGGCCGCACGGCCCGCGGAGATGGCCGACCAGCCACGACCACCACATCCGGATCGGCCAGCGGCGACCGCCGCACCCGGGAGGGCCAGATGA
- a CDS encoding glycosyltransferase, whose protein sequence is MRVLTVVMMADARRGGGLAERAYQLTRAYARAGEPDLRAELLTLDLDLTDTRIGSLAPAALTTVPCPNRRFYVPARPDRVAERVAAADVVHLFGHWTALGALGYRAARRHDVPWVVSPCGSLPVAGRSRVAKRAYNAAVGTRMVRDAAAAIAVTADETADFARYGRDSAAVRVIPNGVSAADHERDAGGAFLRRHDLAGRRYLLFLGRLNRIKGVDLLVEAFAASDAAADGWLLVLAGPDEGLAAELHARASALGVADAVRFVGVVAGAERTEALRAASLLVVPSRREAMSIVALEAGVNGTPVLITDTCGFDEVARCGGGLVVEATAPGLAAGLRQLLARPDALAQRGARLRALVLAELTWERAAARHLEVFADVAPAARAATELVGRGLRRCG, encoded by the coding sequence GTGCGGGTGCTGACAGTGGTGATGATGGCCGACGCCCGCCGTGGCGGCGGCCTGGCCGAGCGGGCCTACCAGCTGACCCGCGCCTACGCGCGGGCCGGGGAGCCGGACCTGCGCGCCGAGTTGCTCACCCTCGATCTCGACCTGACCGACACCCGGATCGGGTCGCTGGCTCCCGCCGCGCTGACCACGGTGCCCTGCCCGAACCGCCGTTTCTACGTGCCGGCGCGGCCGGATCGGGTGGCCGAACGGGTCGCCGCCGCCGACGTCGTGCATCTGTTCGGGCACTGGACGGCACTGGGCGCCCTCGGTTACCGCGCCGCCCGCCGCCACGACGTCCCGTGGGTGGTCTCGCCATGCGGCTCACTGCCGGTCGCTGGCCGCAGCCGCGTCGCGAAGCGCGCCTACAACGCGGCCGTCGGTACTCGGATGGTGCGCGACGCGGCGGCGGCGATCGCCGTCACCGCCGACGAGACGGCGGACTTCGCGCGGTACGGCCGCGATTCGGCCGCCGTGCGGGTGATCCCCAACGGGGTGTCCGCCGCCGACCACGAGCGGGACGCGGGCGGGGCGTTTCTGCGCCGGCACGACCTCGCCGGCCGCCGCTACCTGCTCTTCCTCGGTCGGCTCAACCGGATCAAAGGCGTCGACCTGCTGGTCGAGGCGTTCGCGGCGTCCGACGCGGCCGCCGACGGCTGGCTGCTGGTGCTCGCCGGGCCGGACGAGGGGCTCGCCGCGGAGCTACACGCCAGGGCCTCGGCGCTCGGGGTGGCCGACGCGGTCCGGTTCGTCGGCGTCGTCGCCGGCGCCGAGCGCACGGAGGCGCTGCGAGCGGCGTCGCTGCTGGTCGTGCCGTCGCGGCGGGAGGCGATGTCGATCGTCGCCCTGGAGGCCGGGGTGAACGGCACACCGGTGCTCATCACTGATACCTGCGGTTTCGACGAGGTGGCGCGGTGCGGGGGCGGGCTGGTGGTGGAGGCGACGGCGCCCGGCCTGGCCGCCGGGCTGCGCCAGCTGCTCGCCCGGCCCGACGCACTGGCCCAGCGCGGCGCGCGGCTGCGCGCGCTGGTGCTCGCCGAGCTCACCTGGGAGCGTGCCGCCGCTCGCCACCTCGAGGTGTTCGCCGACGTCGCGCCGGCCGCCAGGGCCGCGACCGAGCTTGTGGGAAGGGGACTACGCCGGTGCGGGTGA